The following are from one region of the Mycolicibacterium diernhoferi genome:
- a CDS encoding cytochrome P450, whose translation MTHARFSGDIDDVDFFSDKAVLRDPYPYLTALRDESPLRREKHHDVVMVTGYDEGVSIYNDTKRFSSCISVTGPFPGFPVSLQGRGSEDITELIAEHRDDVPFSDQLPTFDPPIHTAHRALLSRMITPKRLQENEDFMWRLADRQFDEALAGDRCEFIADFASPFAMLVIADLLGVPESDHDEFRDALLSEAGTIGSSDGEQMHHSPLEYLYGKFSRYIEDRRAQPRADVLNGIAAATFPDGSVPEVIDAVRVAANLFAAGQETTVRLLSAAVMLIAEDAELQAKLRADRGLIPNFIEEALRFESPVRGDFRLAKCPVTVGGVDLPAGTTVMLLNAGINRDPRRFPDPDTFDISRSNARNHVAFGRGPHACPGAPLARAEARISLERLFDRTTDIRIDAEKHGPPGDRRYSYLPTFILRGLTRLHIEFC comes from the coding sequence GTGACGCACGCGCGTTTCAGCGGGGACATCGACGATGTCGACTTCTTCAGCGATAAGGCGGTGCTGCGCGATCCGTACCCCTATCTGACGGCGCTGCGGGACGAGAGCCCGCTGCGCCGGGAGAAGCACCACGACGTCGTTATGGTGACCGGGTACGACGAGGGCGTGTCGATCTACAACGACACCAAGCGGTTCTCGTCGTGCATCTCGGTCACCGGTCCGTTCCCCGGATTCCCGGTCTCCTTGCAGGGCAGGGGATCCGAGGACATCACCGAGCTGATCGCCGAGCACCGCGACGATGTGCCGTTCAGTGACCAGCTGCCGACGTTCGACCCTCCGATACACACGGCGCATCGTGCGCTGCTGTCGCGGATGATCACGCCCAAGCGCCTGCAGGAGAACGAGGACTTCATGTGGCGGCTGGCCGACCGGCAGTTCGACGAGGCGCTGGCCGGTGACCGGTGCGAGTTCATCGCCGACTTCGCCTCGCCGTTCGCGATGCTCGTCATCGCCGATCTGCTCGGTGTTCCGGAGTCCGACCACGACGAGTTCCGGGACGCCCTGCTGTCCGAGGCCGGGACCATCGGCAGCAGCGATGGTGAGCAGATGCACCATTCGCCGCTGGAGTACCTCTACGGCAAGTTCAGCCGCTACATCGAGGACCGGCGGGCGCAGCCCCGGGCCGATGTCCTCAACGGGATCGCGGCCGCCACCTTCCCGGATGGCAGCGTTCCGGAGGTCATCGACGCCGTGCGGGTGGCGGCCAATCTGTTCGCCGCCGGTCAGGAGACCACGGTCCGGCTGCTCAGTGCCGCGGTCATGCTGATCGCCGAAGATGCTGAGCTGCAAGCGAAGTTGCGTGCCGACCGCGGCCTGATCCCCAACTTCATCGAGGAGGCGCTGCGCTTCGAAAGTCCGGTCCGCGGGGATTTCCGGCTGGCCAAGTGCCCGGTCACCGTCGGCGGTGTGGACTTGCCCGCGGGCACCACCGTGATGTTGCTCAACGCCGGGATCAACCGGGACCCGCGCCGGTTCCCGGACCCGGACACCTTCGACATCTCCCGCAGCAATGCCCGCAATCATGTGGCGTTCGGGCGCGGGCCGCACGCCTGCCCGGGCGCCCCGTTGGCCCGCGCCGAGGCGCGGATCAGCCTGGAGCGACTGTTCGACCGCACCACCGACATCCGCATCGACGCGGAGAAGCACGGGCCGCCCGGGGACCGGCGGTACTCGTATCTGCCGACCTTCATCCTGCGTGGGCTCACCCGCCTGCACATCGAGTTCTGCTGA
- a CDS encoding SDR family oxidoreductase has product MLEKAIEEGRFTASLEHFAKITPVRRAGRPEDIANAAIFLCQDESSYITGQVIPVNGGRRT; this is encoded by the coding sequence ATGCTGGAAAAGGCGATCGAGGAAGGCCGGTTCACCGCGTCGTTGGAGCACTTCGCCAAGATCACCCCGGTGCGCCGGGCCGGCCGGCCCGAAGACATCGCCAACGCGGCGATCTTCCTGTGCCAGGACGAATCCTCCTACATCACCGGCCAGGTCATCCCGGTCAACGGTGGGCGGCGGACGTGA
- a CDS encoding SDR family NAD(P)-dependent oxidoreductase: MTTGAHGIDGLFGLDGKVAVVTGAAGGIGLGIAQVLALAGATVVFADRNHAEAQRRADALATDGRHVICVPVDLAEEASIVQAVGQIVETVGTPWLLVNNAAVQDREPLLEATASEWDRIHEVNARGAFLMTREVARAMVANQQGGRIVNVASNALRGGLITGLASYASSKGALAALSSASAFELAEHGITVNTVLPAAVITPGARNAAGPSSKGPATRAVPFGLQQPEEIGAAVLFFASPAARPITNQILAVDGGFSIS; encoded by the coding sequence GTGACGACCGGGGCACACGGCATCGACGGCCTGTTCGGCCTGGACGGGAAAGTGGCGGTGGTGACGGGGGCGGCCGGAGGAATCGGCCTGGGCATCGCGCAGGTGCTCGCGCTGGCCGGTGCCACCGTGGTCTTTGCAGACCGCAATCATGCTGAGGCGCAACGCCGGGCCGATGCGCTGGCTACGGATGGGCGCCATGTCATCTGCGTGCCCGTCGATCTCGCCGAGGAGGCATCGATCGTGCAGGCGGTCGGTCAGATCGTGGAAACCGTCGGCACACCCTGGCTTCTGGTGAACAACGCGGCCGTCCAGGACCGCGAGCCGTTGCTGGAGGCCACGGCCTCGGAGTGGGACCGCATCCATGAGGTCAATGCACGCGGGGCTTTCCTGATGACTCGCGAGGTCGCCAGGGCGATGGTGGCCAATCAGCAGGGCGGCCGGATCGTGAACGTCGCGTCCAATGCACTGCGTGGCGGATTGATCACCGGGCTGGCGTCGTACGCGTCGTCGAAAGGTGCTCTCGCCGCGCTGAGCTCGGCCTCCGCCTTCGAACTGGCCGAACACGGGATCACGGTGAACACCGTGCTGCCGGCGGCGGTCATCACACCCGGGGCCAGGAATGCGGCCGGGCCGAGCAGCAAAGGCCCGGCGACCCGGGCGGTGCCCTTCGGGCTCCAGCAGCCCGAGGAGATCGGCGCCGCGGTGCTGTTCTTCGCGTCCCCGGCGGCGCGTCCGATCACCAATCAGATCCTGGCGGTGGACGGCGGCTTCTCGATCAGCTGA
- a CDS encoding DUF1206 domain-containing protein, giving the protein MSKSASPVHGAVDRATDSDAFQYAARAGFAASGVLHLLLGYIVVRLAFGTGGNADQSGALAALAAQTGGQIMLWVAALGLFALGLWHVAEAILGSKPSERSGNDDSPAWKRAKSIGLAIANIAIAFSALRFATGSGQSSGQQNAGLSAQLMQSGWGKALLIVIGLAVLGVGGYHVYKGVSKRFFKDLRVSGGTAVTVVGVAGYTAKGLVLAGAGILVVVATLQADPAKASGLDAAVKTLGEAPFGKFLLVLAGLGIAAFGAYSFVRSRYGRL; this is encoded by the coding sequence ATGAGCAAGAGCGCCAGCCCCGTCCACGGTGCCGTCGACCGCGCGACCGACAGTGATGCCTTCCAGTACGCCGCCCGCGCCGGGTTCGCCGCCAGCGGCGTACTCCACCTTCTGTTGGGTTACATCGTCGTGCGGCTCGCCTTCGGCACCGGTGGCAACGCCGACCAGTCCGGGGCCCTGGCCGCCCTGGCCGCGCAGACCGGCGGCCAGATCATGTTGTGGGTCGCCGCGCTGGGGTTGTTCGCCCTCGGGCTGTGGCACGTGGCCGAAGCCATCCTCGGCTCCAAGCCCAGTGAGCGCTCCGGCAACGACGACTCCCCGGCCTGGAAGCGCGCCAAGTCCATCGGTCTGGCGATCGCCAATATCGCGATCGCGTTCTCCGCGTTGCGGTTTGCGACGGGATCCGGCCAGTCCAGCGGCCAGCAGAACGCGGGACTGTCGGCCCAACTGATGCAGTCGGGCTGGGGCAAGGCGCTGCTCATCGTCATCGGGCTCGCCGTCCTCGGCGTCGGCGGCTACCACGTGTACAAGGGCGTCTCGAAGCGGTTCTTCAAGGACCTCCGGGTCTCCGGCGGCACCGCCGTCACCGTGGTCGGTGTCGCCGGTTACACCGCCAAGGGCCTGGTGCTCGCCGGCGCGGGCATCCTCGTCGTGGTGGCCACCCTGCAGGCCGACCCGGCCAAGGCGTCCGGACTGGACGCCGCGGTCAAGACGCTCGGCGAGGCGCCGTTCGGCAAGTTCCTGCTGGTGCTCGCCGGCCTGGGCATCGCCGCGTTCGGCGCCTACAGCTTCGTGCGCAGCCGCTACGGCCGCTTGTGA
- a CDS encoding GAF domain-containing protein, producing the protein MTPAEPFATDSTPALSALTPQLEDLAARLGVKSVLVMRSDPDAMVVAATAGEATRHYTVGAAGEKAGDSDRIPLYCERVVNTDAPLYVQDSRVDGTFAGNEDETEFGLFNYLGVAVHDESGRAVGTVCVLDDSAREYSEQERAELDRVRAEVEKIVAEDPDALG; encoded by the coding sequence ATGACCCCAGCTGAGCCCTTCGCCACCGATTCCACGCCCGCCCTGTCGGCACTGACCCCGCAACTCGAGGACCTGGCCGCCCGGCTGGGCGTCAAGTCGGTGCTGGTGATGCGCTCGGACCCGGACGCGATGGTGGTGGCCGCCACCGCGGGTGAGGCGACCCGGCACTACACCGTCGGTGCGGCGGGGGAGAAGGCCGGCGACAGTGACCGGATCCCGCTCTACTGCGAACGGGTGGTCAACACCGACGCACCTCTCTACGTGCAGGATTCGCGGGTGGACGGAACCTTCGCCGGCAACGAGGACGAGACGGAATTCGGCTTGTTCAACTACCTGGGCGTGGCCGTGCACGACGAGTCGGGTCGGGCAGTGGGGACCGTCTGCGTGCTGGATGACTCCGCGCGGGAGTACTCCGAACAGGAGCGCGCCGAACTGGACCGGGTGCGCGCTGAGGTGGAGAAGATCGTCGCCGAGGACCCCGACGCCCTGGGCTGA
- a CDS encoding YraN family protein, with product MEAHKETWSRAEIGALGEQLAVQHLESLGLTVLERNWRCRYGELDVIAWDPAGRTVVFVEVKARTTDRFGGVAYAVTPDKVRRLRRLAGLWLAAHAGSWSAVRLDVIGVRFGRTKTPELSHVQAVG from the coding sequence ATGGAAGCCCACAAGGAAACCTGGAGCCGAGCCGAGATCGGTGCGCTCGGTGAGCAGTTGGCGGTGCAGCATCTGGAATCGCTGGGTTTGACGGTGCTGGAACGTAATTGGCGGTGCCGCTACGGCGAGCTCGATGTGATCGCTTGGGACCCGGCCGGGCGCACCGTGGTGTTCGTCGAGGTGAAGGCGCGCACCACCGACCGGTTCGGCGGTGTCGCGTATGCGGTGACTCCGGACAAGGTGCGCCGGTTGCGCCGGCTGGCCGGGCTGTGGCTGGCCGCGCACGCGGGCAGCTGGTCGGCGGTACGTCTCGATGTCATCGGGGTGCGGTTCGGTCGCACGAAGACCCCGGAGCTGAGCCATGTGCAGGCGGTCGGCTGA